The Engystomops pustulosus chromosome 1, aEngPut4.maternal, whole genome shotgun sequence genome has a window encoding:
- the ZNF462 gene encoding zinc finger protein 462 isoform X1 — protein MEVLQCDGCDFRAQSYEELKTHIQDVHTAFLQPTDVTEESPSQARTVGTNSTNQPDAVFSTLKDEYVPTEETHGQNTPQTTTGSYYSPSSGFYGLSSTSSSKPTNKFFQCKFCVRYFRSKYLLVEHTRKVHGQTGGNTGPSGNYNIMLHDGFGKVFSCQFCTYKSPRRARIIKHQKMYHKNNLKESITPSVSQSTPTSMSIQETCKELPAEVVERSILESMVKPLTKSRGNFCCEWCSYQTPRRERWCDHMMKKHRGMVKILSSLRQDGLNISDLQTKSTQLSSPGTSYMPLNMTSQDISSASISGYRSPIANLSGNNTSKYQSVSYVSMKPKFPSNVGILNMSERSPYVLPEKSNSMVDMDENSLLNDSSSDEDYIEMDGENGFGPLDHQDMSGEPLLGSENNKLLETKGIPFRRFMNRFQCPFCPFLTMHRRSISRHIENIHLSGKTAVYKCDECPFSCKSPLKLGAHKQCHSGASPDWDSISALTENMSSQLNEAYEAANINGRKSGSMTEASQQNPYKCTMCNYSTTTLKGLRVHQQHKHSFCDNMPNNSSVVQHIQDAELDSSNSVTVRKSQTSILGLSSKNNFVAKASRKASNDFPLDLSPAKKRTRIDEIASNLQSKISQTKQQEDTVINVEDDEEEEENEVEIEVELDKEEDPSEQLEAVDQYSIQQIWNRDIGATQKNISFRNIQHNFSAANGAEIELTLSDDDEDYYFQSMGFKEQDQNSSIGCNQSNLYSESDLNNDNSEYNEDSGRLYYCKHCDFNNKSARSVSTHYQRMHPYIKFSFRYILDPNDHSAVYRCLECYIDYNNFEDLQQHYSEHHPEAMNVLNFDQTDLIYRCRFCSYTSPNVRSLMPHYQRMHPTVKINNAMIFSSYVVERQEELNAESQTLREILNSAPKNMLTSTPTGHGISSSTNFNKTSPQTSTTKSFLTETDTPKNAAVNNVVVYDCDVCGFASPNMHSVLVHYQKKHPDEKASYFRIQKTMRVVTVDSGTAISQLAFDGGSSVVPNSSNMAAAPEENIELYYCKHCSYSNRSVVGVLVHYQKRHPEIKVTAKYIRQAPPNSETMRNADPQQYLLGKPSTTMYNTKKGNVQPKENEMFFCQHCDYGNQTVKGVLIHYQKKHRDYKVNADVIRQHTAAVRSLCEQGQKKPSSNTPNSPMNIEPEKAKLRTLKCRQCSFSTPYVYALRKHMKKDHPSLKATVTLILKWAFLDGYIEAGYHCEWCIYSHPEPSGLLEHYQRRHPEHYVDYTYMATKLCAGPDPAPLHSVPELKSYKCRDCMFEAPSIWDITNHYQAVHPWVLKGDESVLLDIIKEKDATQNFNLEEITPEHQVSQKVSINVETHMEALDDSSVLQKPLQLSSALTSSPYQCTVCLSEYNNLHGLLTHYGKKHPGMKVKAADFAQDVDINPGAVYKCRHCPYINTRIHGVLTHYQKRHPLIKVTAEDFVHDVEPPSENAQNESEENNRIFKQGYGAYRCKICPYTHGTLEKLKIHYEKYHNQPEPDMILQTYPHEMSSTETDAAADDHPHPTIVTLEPGEVSDILDFRPRKNMASHTVFKCQLCKYFCSTRKGIARHYRIKHNNVRAQPEGKNNLFKCALCSYTNPIRKGLAAHYQKRHDIDAYYTHCLAASRTVDEESTKVVLPSPQKEGSSELNEDLKNAIESKQCSICSFQSYSKKGIVSHYIKRHPGVFPKKSHGSPLENYFTPVYAEKPEVLSPPEETPEIEVPFDDSESLETELLPFRCIKCFKLSFSTADLLCMHYTDHHSKDIKRDFSIVGISGTRSYTTTYQCKHCNSKLNSIGELTCHLTSHIEEFQKRAKRQERRKQLLTKQKHSKIVPAEGKQEKTGNGQVAVHKRLKEKVVGYKCKFCLEVHPTLRAICNHLRKHVQYENAPPHSSELKDNTTQDDGKDPQEKPLDSSTVAGEGGSEEELKSISIPIPIPKRSRPGGYPCKQCDRVLMSMQGLRSHERSHLALALFAKEGKYNCQFCSFVSAFRHNLDRHIQDHHGHSKPFRCKHCPFKSSYKGRLKTHILKAHGGEHGYKCSFCSVTTMTISQLKDHSLKVHGKALTLPKLRSLPPNGPRAKQSSRIGKEPRLLESFYSEPPDVQQQLNHYQSAAQARNNSNNSPAPLPVANIAPEIKEELILNCEFCDFSSGYIQSIRRHYRDKHGGKKLFKCKECSFYTSFKSAFTMHVEAGHSSIPQEGPKDLQCPLCLYHTKYKHNMIDHIVLHRGKLFHREERVVPIEVCRSKLSKQLQGVVFRCDKCTFTCSSDESLQQHIEKHNELKPYKCQLCYYETKLNEELDRHLREEHKVCRNFELVGLVNLDQLEQMKDKSESSGSDEEETKTGELSDIKVTVQEKRFPCEFCGRTFTLNTEWERHVLRHGMTVTGNQTESMGIRIPKEKLEDNYSKMKHIAERTIDTSQQTRTSCFKNFLVTKKE, from the exons ATGGAAGTTCTTCAATGTGATGGTTGCGATTTTAGAGCCCAATCCTATGAAGAGCTAAAGACTCATATACAGGATGTTCATACAGCATTTTTGCAGCCCAcagatgttacagaagaaagtcCTAGTCAAGCTAGAACTGTGGGTACGAATTCTACAAACCAGCCAGATGCGGTGTTTTCAACTTTGAAAGATGAATATGTGCCTACAGAAGAAACTCATG GTCAAAATACTCCTCAGACAACTACAGGATCATACTACAGTCCCAGTTCTGGTTTCTATGGCCTGTCATCAACGAGCAGTTCCAAACCAACTAATAAGTTTTTCCAGTGTAAATTTTGTGTTCGGTATTTTCGGTCAAAATATCTTCTGGTGGAACATACAAGGAAAGTCCATGGACAAACTGGTGGAAATACAGGACCTTCTGGAAATTATAATATTATGCTACATGATGGGTTCGGAAAAGTATTCTCATGTCAATTTTGCACTTACAAGTCGCCTAGAAGAGCAAGAATAATCAAGCATCAAAAAATGTATCACAAGAATAACCTGAAAGAAAGTATAACACCTTCAGTGTCTCAGAGTACACCTACTTCAATGTCAATTCAAGAAACATGTAAAGAACTGCCAGCAGAAGTAGTAGAGCGGAGTATACTTGAATCCATGGTGAAACCTTTGACAAAGTCCAGAGGAAACTTTTGCTGTGAATGGTGTAGCTACCAAACACCACGGCGAGAACGTTGGTGTGACCATATGATGAAAAAGCATCGAGGCATGGTCAAAATATTGTCAAGTTTACGACAAGATGGATTAAACATTTCAGATCTACAAACAAAAAGTACACAATTATCTAGTCCTGGAACTAGCTACATGCCGCTAAACATGACATCCCAAGATATATCGAGTGCAAGTATATCTGGTTACAGGAGCCCGATAGCTAATCTTTCAGGAAACAATACATCAAAGTATCAGTCAGTGTCATATGTTTCAATGAAACCTAAATTTCCTTCAAATGTTGGTATTTTGAATATGTCAGAAAGATCCCCTTATGTACTCCCAGAAAAGTCCAATTCCATGGTTGATATGGATGAGAATAGCTTGTTAAATGATTCAAGCTCTGATGAAGACTATATTGAAATGGATGGTGAAAATGGTTTTGGCCCACTAGACCATCAGGACATGTCTGGGGAACCGTTATTGGGATCTGAAAACAACAAATTACTGGAGACAAAAGGAATACCTTTTAGAAGATTTATGAACAGATTTCAGTGCCCTTTTTGTCCATTTCTTACCATGCATCGCCGGAGCATTTCTCGTCATATTGAAAATATTCACTTATCAGGAAAGACAGCAGTTTACAAATGTGACGAATGTCCCTTTTCATGCAAAAGCCCATTAAAGCTAGGGGCACATAAGCAGTGTCACAGTGGTGCGTCTCCGGATTGGGATTCTATAAGTGCActgactgaaaatatgtcttcacAATTAAATGAAGCATATGAAGCTGCTAACATAAATGGTAGAAAATCTGGAAGTATGACAGAAGCTTCCCAGCAAAACCCATATAAGTGTACAATGTGCAATTACTCCACAACAACCTTAAAAGGTCTACGTGTTCACCAGCAGCATAAACATTCCTTTTGTGACAATATGCCAAATAATAGCAGTGTAGTACAACATATTCAAGATGCCGAACTAGATTCTAGTAACTCTGTAACTGTGCGAAAAAGTCAGACTTCTATTTTAGGGTTGTcttcaaaaaataattttgttgcGAAAGCATCCCGGAAGGCATCAAATGATTTTCCATTAGATTTATCACCTGCGAAGAAAAGAACAAGAATTGATGAAATTGCAAGCAATCTGCAGAGCAAGATCAGCCAAACCAAACAACAAGAAGACACAGTCATTAATGTGGAAGAtgatgaagaagaggaggagaatgaagtAGAAATAGAGGTGGAACTGGACAAGGAGGAAGATCCTTCGGAACAGCTGGAGGCTGTTGATCAATATTCCATCCAACAAATATGGAATCGGGATATTGGTGCAACGCAAAAAAACATAAGTTTTAGAAACATTCAGCATAATTTTTCAGCAGCTAATGGTGCAGAAATTGAACTAACACTGTCAGATGATGATGAGGATTACTATTTCCAGTCTATGGGCTTTAAAGAACAGGATCAAAATTCATCTATTGGTTGCAACCAGTCTAATTTATATAGTGAAAGTGACCTGAACAATGATAATTCTGAGTATAATGAGGATTCAGGAAGACTATACTATTGCAAACACTGTGATTTTAACAATAAGTCTGCACGTAGTGTAAGCACTCACTATCAACGCATGCACCCCTATATTAAATTCAGTTTTAGGTATATTCTGGACCCCAATGACCATAGTGCAGTATATCGCTGTCTTGAATGCTACATAGACTATAATAATTTTGAGGATTTGCAACAACATTACTCAGAGCATCATCCAGAAGCAATGAATGTTCTTAACTTTGACCAAACCGATCTCATATATAGATGTCGCTTTTGCTCTTACACAAGTCCTAATGTCCGTAGCTTAATGCCACACTACCAAAGAATGCATCCCACTGTTAAGATCAATAATGCAATGATATTTTCAAGTTATGTTGTTGAAAGACAAGAAGAGCTTAATGCAGAATCACAAACATTAAGAGAAATTCtgaattctgcacctaaaaatatGTTGACCTCTACACCCACAGGGCATGGAATCAGCAGCTCCACAAACTTTAACAAAACTTCACCTCAGACAAGTACCACTAAGTCCTTTCTTACAGAGACTGATACTCCAAAAAATGCTGCTGTTAATAATGTTGTAGTGTATGATTGTGATGTGTGTGGATTTGCTAGCCCAAACATGCATTCTGTTTTGGTTCATTATCAAAAAAAGCATCCCGATGAAAAGGCTTCTTACTTCAGAATCCAAAAAACAATGCGTGTTGTCACTGTTGACAGTGGAACAGCTATTTCTCAACTAGCTTTTGATGGAGGATCTTCTGTAGTGCCTAATTCTAGCAATATGGCTGCTGCACCAGAAGAAAATATTGAACTATACTACTGCaagcactgctcttacagtaatcgGTCTGTAGTTGGTGTATTGGTTCATTATCAGAAACGGCATCCTGAAATTAAAGTGACAGCAAAGTACATAAGGCAGGCACCACCAAATTCTGAGACCATGAGAAATGCAGATCCTCAACAGTATTTACTTGGTAAACCATCCACAACTATGTACAATACCAAAAAGGGTAATGTTCAACCAAAAGAAAATGAAATGTTCTTTTGTCAGcattgtgactatggtaatcaaaCTGTCAAAGGAGTTCTAATTCATTATCAGAAAAAACACAGAGATTATAAAGTAAATGCTGATGTTATTAGACAACACACTGCTGCAGTAAGAAGTCTCTGTGAGCAAGGTCAAAAGAAACCCAGCTCAAATACTCCAAACTCCCCTATGAATATTGAGCCTGAGAAGGCTAAACTTCGAACCCTAAAATGTAGACAATGTTCATTTTCAACTCCTTATGTCTATGCGCTGAGAAAGCATATGAAAAAAGACCATCCTAGTTTGAAGGCTACGGTGACTTTAATATTAAAATGGGCTTTTTTGGATGGATATATTGAAGCTGGTTATCACTGTGAATGGTGTATTTATTCACACCCTGAGCCAAGTGGCCTTCTTGAACATTATCAAAGAAGACATCCAGAGCACTATGTGGATTATACCTACATGGCAACAAAACTATGTGCTGGCCCAGACCCTGCACCACTGCATTCAGTACCGGAATTGAAGTCTTACAAGTGCAGAGATTGTATGTTTGAAGCCCCTTCTATTTGGGATATTACCAATCACTATCAAGCTGTGCATCCCTGGGTTCTAAAAGGTGATGAATCGGTACTACTTGACATCATTAAGGAGAAGGATGCAACACAAAATTTCAATTTGGAAGAAATAACACCTGAGCATCAGGTTTCTCAGAAAGTTTCCATAAATGTTGAAACTCACATGGAGGCTTTAGACGATTCCAGTGTATTACAGAAGCCATTGCAGTTGTCCTCTGCTCTAACTTCATCACCTTATCAATGCACTGTGTGTTTATCTGAGTACAACAATTTACATGGTCTTCTTACTCATTATGGAAAAAAGCATCCTGGCATGAAAGTTAAAGCTGCAGACTTTGCACAAGATGTAGACATTAATCCTGGAGCAGTTTATAAATGTAGACATTGTCCTTATATCAACACTCGTATTCATGGTGTTCTTACCCACTACCAAAAAAGACatccattaatcaaggtcactgCTGAAGACTTTGTGCATGATGTAGAACCACCAAGTGAAAATGCTCAAAATGAGAGCGAGGAAAATAATAGAATATTTAAACAAGGATATGGTGCCTACAGATGTAAAATATGTCCCTACACCCACGGGACTCTAGAAAAATTAAAGATTCATTATGAAAAGTACCATAATCAGCCAGAACCAGACATGATTTTGCAAACCTATccacatgaaatgtccagtacTGAAACAGATGCTGCAGCTGATGATCATCCACATCCAACAATTGTTACTCTAGAGCCTGGTGAAGTTAGTGACATTCTAGACTTTAGACCACGTAAGAATATGGCATCACACACTGTGTTTAAATGTCAGTTATGCAAATATTTTTGCTCAACTAGAAAAGGGATAGCTAGACACTACCGTATCAAACATAATAATGTTCGAGCACAACCAGAGGGTAAAAACAATTTGTTTAAGTGTGCCCTCTGTTCTTACACTAATCCAATTCGCAAAGGTCTAGCAGCTCATTACCAGAAGCGACATGATATAGACGCATACTATACTCACTGCTTAGCAGCATCTAGAACAGTTGATGAGGAATCAACTAAGGTGGTCCTTCCTTCACCACAAAAAGAAGGATCATCTGAGCTGAATGAAGACCTGAAGAATGCAATTGAAAGTAAACAATGTTCTATCTGTTCATTTCAGTCTTACAGCAAGAAGGGAATCGTTTCACATTACATAAAAAGACACCCTGGAGTCTTCCCTAAAAAGTCACATGGCAGCCCGCTTGAAAATTATTTTACACCTGTGTACGCAGAGAAACCTGAAGTCCTCAGTCCTCCTGAGGAGACACCTGAAATAGAGGTTCCATTTGATGATTCCGAAAGTCTTGAAACAGAACTGCTTCCATTTCGATGTATTAAATGTTTCAAGCTGTCATTCAGCACAGCTGATCTACTGTGTATGCATTACACAGATCATCACAGCAAGGACATAAAGCGAGATTTTTCAATAGTAGGCATAAGTGGCACCCGTTCCTataccaccacatatcagtgCAAACATTGCAATAGCAAACTGAACAGTATTGGTGAACTGACCTGCCATTTGACTTCACACATTGAAGAGTTCCAGAAACGTGCCAAACGTCAGGAAAGACGGAAACAACTTTTAACCAAGCAAAAACATTCCAAAATTGTTCCCGCAGAAGGCAAACAAGAAAAG ACAGGAAATGGTCAAGTGGCAGTGCATAAGAGATTAAAAGAAAAGGTAGTTGGCTACAAATGTAAGTTCTGCTTGGAAGTCCATCCTACACTCCGAGCCATCTGTAATCATCTTCGCAAACATGTCCAATATGAAAATGCTCCCCCACATTCTTCTGAACTAAAG GATAACACAACCCAAGATGATGGTAAAGATCCTCAAGAGAAGCCTCTTGATTCCAGCACAGTGGCAGGAGAAGGTGGCTCTGAAGAAGAACTAAAATCCATATCAATACCTATACCCATTCCAAAACGCTCCAGACCAGGGGGCTATCCTTGTAAACAGTGTGATCGAGTTTTAATGTCAATGCAGGGTCTGAGATCCCATGAGAGAAGTCACTTGGCACTTGCTCTGTTTGCTAAAGAAGGCAAATACAACTGCCAGTTTTGCTCTTTTGTTTCTGCCTTTAGGCACAA tcTTGATCGTCATATACAAGATCACCATGGACATAGCAAACCATTCAGATGCAAGCATTGTCCTTTTAAATCTTCCTACAAAGGACGATTGAAAACGCACATTTTGAAAGCACATGGAG GTGAACATGGCTACAAATGCTCATTTTGCTCAGTAACAACAATGACAATCAGCCAGTTAAAGGATCACTCATTAAAAGTTCATGGAAAAGCACTTACATTGCCAAAATTACGCAGTCTGCCTCCTAATGGGCCACGTGCTAAGCAAAGCTCACGGATTGGAAAGGAACCTAGACTACTTG AATCCTTCTATTCTGAGCCTCCAGATGTTCAGCAACAGCTCAATCATTACCAGTCAGCTGCCCAAGCCAGAAATAACAGCAACAATAGCCctgctcctcttcctgtggccaaTATAGCCCCTGAGATAAAGGAAGAACTTATCCTCAACTGTGAATTTTGTGACTTTTCTTCTGGCTACATTCAGAGCATTCGTCGTCACTATCGAGACAAACATGGGGGAAAGAAGCTGTTTAAGTGCAAAGAATGCTCTTTCTATACATCCTTCAA ATCTGCTTTCACTATGCATGTTGAAGCTGGCCATTCATCTATTCCTCAGGAAGGACCTAAAGACCTTCAGTGTCCTCTCTGTCTGTATCATACCAAATATAAACACAATATGATAGATCATATCGTCCTTCATAGAGGTAAATTATTTCACAGag AAGAGAGAGTCGTTCCTATAGAAGTCTGCCGTTCCAAGCTATCAAAGCAACTGCAGGGTGTTGTGTTTCGATGTGATAAATGCACTTTTACCTGCTCAAGTGATGAAAGTCTGCAGCAGCACATAGAAAAGCATAATGAACTGAAGCCCTACAAATGTCAGTTGTGCTACTACGAAACCAAACTAAATGAAGAATTAGATAGACATCTAAGAGAAGAGCACAAA GTATGCCGTAACTTTGAACTCGTTGGATTGGTTAATTTGGATCAACTGGAGCAGATGAAAGATAAAAGTGAGTCTTCAGGCAGTGATGAAGAAGAAACTAAGACTGGAG AATTGTCTGATATCAAGGTTACTGTTCAGGAGAAACGGTTTCCGTGCGAATTCTGTGGGAGGACATTTACGCTCAACACTGAATGGGAGCGGCATGTTTTAAGACATGGCAT GACTGTTACTGGAAACCAAACGGAAAGCATGGGCATCAGGATCCCAAAAGAAAAACTTGAGGACAACTATAGCAAAATGAAACATATTGCTGAAAGAACAATAGATACTTCCCAACAAACAAGAACCtcatgttttaaaaattttttggtgaCCAAAAAAGAATAA